In the Candidatus Finniella inopinata genome, GAAACAATAATCTGCTGATCGGTTATCGTTATGTTTCGTCTAATATCCCGTCTGAAAACAACCTGCCGTTCAAAGCCCAGAATAGGAAGGATGATTCCCTCCTGAAGGGGGGGAGGGGTGAACACTGATTGCGGAAGAAAAAACCTAAACAACCCAGACAGCATCAACTGTGGCCGTGGAAAGAATCAATTGCAGGTCGGGCAGGGATAAGGACAAGCATCCATCTGTTGGTGTGTATTGTTCATGTTCGTCCAATCGAGCCACATGAATGAAAATGGCACTGCCCTTACCGGGTACAATGGGGTGCCTGTTATGACTGGTGACAATTAACAAATCATATAAATGATCTTCCCGCCACAATCGTTCATGGCTGGCAGGATAGGGTAGTTTTACAGGTTGGTTATAATGGGCATCTTTTGGGTCATCACACCATCCATCGTCTGGCTGAATAGCAATAATCGGCAAATAAGTCACAGGCTTGGTCAATTGGTCAGGGCGGTAGTAAACCCCCTCAAAACGAAAACACCCGGTCGGTGTGGCACCATCTCCTTCAGACTTGTCAGCCTTGATGCCTGAGCGACCTAGAACGCATTTGAACCGCTGTCCCTGCCACTCAACCTCATGAGGACTGAGAGTTTTTAAAATCAACCCAGTTTCTCCTGAATTAACTGAACGGTATTCTCCACACCGTACAGCGCGATAAAGGATCCCATGCGCGGACCTTCTTTTTGACCCAACAGAACTTCATACAACGTTCCAAACCAGGCACGAAGGTCCGTGAAGTCATGGCGCTTTCCGACCTCAAAGGCCAAGGCTTGTAAGTCTTCAGCCGAAGCGTTTGCCTGTTTAGAAAGTTCTGCAGCTAAATCTTGTAAGGCTGCCTTCTCATGGGCAGTAGCTGTCCGGTATGCCTTGGTTGGTTTTACGAAGTCTTGATAATACCGAATGGCATGATCAATAAGGCGCGCCAAAAACGGCATAGTTTCAGGGCTGGAATCAGGCAAATAACGTTGCACAAACCCCCACAAAACTTGGGGCGATTCGGCATTACAGACTGAAGCCAGGTTCAACAAAATGTTAAAACTGAGGCCACTTTCACTGGCAGGTGGGTTTCCTTTGTGAACATGGTAGGTTGGGTTATCGATCTGAACCTCAAGGGTTTGTTCTGGATATTTAGCCACCATCGCCAAATAATCATCAACCGCCCGTGGGATCACATCGAAATAAAGACGCTTGGCTTTCCGAGGGGCCTGAAACATGTAATAGGATAGGCTTTCTGTGGGCGCATAAGTCAGCCATTCATCAATGGTCAGGCCATTGCCCTTTGATTTGGAAATCTTTTGACCCTCTTGATCCAGGAACAATTCATAAGTCAAAGTTTCAGGAGGAGCCCCCCCCAACGCACGGCAAATTTGAGTTGATAATTTAACCGAATCAATCAGGTCTTTTCCCGACATTTCATAATCCACCTCAAACGCCCGCCAGCGCATGCCCCAGTCCACCTTCCATTGCAATTTGCAATGACCACCAGTGATCAAAACTTCGACCAGTTGGTTGGTTTCTGGATCGCGGTAAACAACAGTGTCTGATTCGGGGTGAATTTCCACCATAGGAACCTGCAGCACCTGCCCAGTTCGAGAGCAAATGGGCAAAAACGGGCTGTAGGTTGCCCGCCGTTCATCGCGCAGGCTTGGCAGCATAATCGCCATAATTGCATCGTAATGCTGCAGCACAAGCCTTAACGTGGGATCAAATCCCCCACCTTTATACCAATCGCTAGAGCTTTGAAATTCATAAGCAAAACCAAAAGAATCCAAAAACCGGCGCAGCATGGCGTTATTGTGATGGCCAAAACTTTCATATTGACCATACGGGTCGGGCACCATCGTCAATGGCTTGCCCAGGTGTTGGCCCAACATCTGTTGATTGGGGACATTATCAGGGACTTTGCGTAACCCATCCATATCATCAGAAAAACAGAACAATCGGGTTGGGATATCGGATAATTGTTCAAAGGCGTGGCGCACCATCGTTGTGCGGGCAACTTCTCCAAATGTGCCAATATGGGGCAAGCCAGAAGGGCCATAACCGGTCTCTAACAGCACAAAGCCCTTGGCAGGGGGCGCGTTCTCGAACCGTTTTAAAAGCTTTTGCGCCTCCTCAAAAGGCCATGACTTGGCATTTTGGTAATGCGTTGGGTTAAAAGAATTCATATCAATATCCTGTGATCTTTTGTATCAATAAGCTAAGCAAACGTATCAGTTAAGTCAATCACCCCCTTATGTCAGCACCATTATTATCTTTGCGCGAAACCAGCCTATCCTTTGGTGGGCGCCCTTTATTTGAAGATTTAAGCATCCATTTAAGCCAGGGCGATAAAACTTGCCTGGTGGGGCGCAATGGTTGTGGCAAGTCGACCATGTTGAAATTGCTGGCGGGGTTGCTGGAACCCGACAAAGGGGAACGGTTTTTGCAGCCCGGTGTTAGCTTAGAATACTTAGCACAGGACGGTCCTTTGCCAGCCGACCAAACAATCTTAGACTTCATTCAAGAAAAGGCAGAGACATTCAAGGCCGAAGCCATCGTGAATCGCTTGGACCTTGACCCATCACGCGTTATGGCCAATTTATCAGGTGGAGAACGGCGGCGGGTCAGTTTGGCAAAAGCTCTGGTGGCTGAATCTGATATCTTGTTGCTTGATGAGCCCACGAACCACCTGGATTTAGCCACCATTCAGTGGTTAGAGGGGCATTTGCGAGATTTCAAAGGTGCCCTCATTGTCATCAGCCATGACAGAACTTTTTTGGAAACCGTTTCTACCTCGACCTTGTGGTTAGACAGGGGAATCCTTCGTCATCATAAAAAAGGATTTGGGGACTTTGAAAGTTGGTCCGATCAAATATTGGAGGAGGAAGAAAAGCATCTTGATCGTTTGGATAATCGGTTACGGTTAGAAACTGTTTGGCTACACCGGGGCGTGACGGCCCGCCGTAAGCGTAACCAGGGACGCTTAAGACAATTAATGGACCTTCGGGCGCAAAAGAGCGATCGCCTGGGTAATCAAATTGGCAAATCGAAGTCAGTCTCGTTGGATGGAAATTGGGGCAGTAAACTGACCATAGAGGCTAAGGAAGTTACCAAAACCATTGCGGGTCGCACGTTGATCAATAAATTTAGTGCCCGTATTTTAAGGGGGGAGCGGATTGGGATTATTGGCCCCAATGGCGCTGGAAAAACAACCCTGCTAAAAGTGTTGCTGGGAATAACCCCACCTGATGAAGGCCATGTGCGCTTGGGTAAAACCGTAGAACCCATCTATTTTGACCAATTGAGAACAAAGCTTGATCCCCGCTTGACTTTATGGGAAAGCATGTGCCCTCAAGGCGGAGACCAGGTTTTCGTACAGGGAAAACCCCGCCATGTGTTTGGGTATCTAAGAGATTTCTTGTTTGAGGAGAAACAAATCAGAGGCCAGGTCAGCATCCTGTCGGGGGGTGAGAAAAACCGCCTTTGTCTGGCTCAAGCGCTGGCACAACCAGGGAATCTTTTGGTCCTTGACGAGCCGACCAATGATCTTGATATGGATACCCTTGATTTACTAATTGACATGCTTAGCGATTTTGAGGGCACGTTGCTGATTGTAAGCCATGACCGCGATTTTTTGGACAAGCTGACCACCAGTATTATCGCCGTAGAGGGCGAGGGGGTCATTGCTGAGTACATAGGTGGCTACCAAGATTATTTGCGCCAGCGTCCAAATATGAAGGCTAAAACACAAACGGCCCCCAAAGCAAGTGTGGCAGGAAACCCTGAAAAGCCTCAACCCAAGCGGGTTTCATATCACTTAAAAAGAGAATTGGAACAACTGCCAAACCTTATACAACAACTGAACCACCAAATTAATGATTTGGAGAATCAATTGGCCAGTCCTGAGCTTGTCAATAAACCTCACCACGAGATTTCTCTCATAAGCCAACACCTAGAAGAAAAGCGCCAAGCCCTTGACCAAGCCGAGACGCGCTGGCTAGAATTGAGTGAGTTAGTAGAGTAAAGAGTTTTTAAATGATCTTAGATCCCGTCATCTTAGCCCGAATTCAATTCGCTTTTACCATTAGCTTTCACATTATCTTTCCGGCGTTTACCATTGGTTTGGCAAGTTGGCTGACAGTGTTAGAGGGAATGTGGCTAAAGACCGGCAATACGATTTATAAAGACCTGTATCAGATGTGGGTCAAAATTTTCGCCCTGGCCTTTGGTATGGGCGTGGTGTCGGGGGTGGTTCTTTCGTATCAACTTGGCACCAATTGGTCAGGCTTTTCAGACAAAATAGGCAACGTTTTGGGCCCTTTGTTGGGCTTTGAAGTCCTAACGGCATTTTTTCTAGAGGCCTCTTTTTTAGGCATTATGTTATTCGGATGGGGACGGGTCAGCCGGAAAATGCATTTTACAGCCACGCTGATTGTGGCTACGGGCACGATTATCTCAGCCTTTTGGATATTAGCTGCCAACAGCTGGATGCATACCCCCGCAGGTTTTGAGATCCGTGAGGGTAATATTCTTTATCCCACCAATTGGCTAGCTGTCATCTTTAACCCCTCGTTCCCTTATCGATTTTGTCACATGATCACAGCGGCCTATCTGACATCATCCTTTTCAGTGGGTGGCGTTGCCGCGTGGTATTTGTTAAAAAAGAAGCATCTGCCTCATGCCAAAATTATGTTCAGTATGGCTATGATGATGGCTGTTTTTATTCCACCATTACAGGTTGTTTTGGGGGATTTGCATGGTCTTAACACGTTAAAGCATCAACCTGTAAAAGTGGCTGCCATGGAAGGGGCCTGGGAGACGGAAAAGGGTGCCCCTTTGCGATTATTTGGGTGGCCTGACAGTGTGAACGAGAAAACCTTGTACAGCCTTGAAATACCCAAACTGACCAGCCTTATCCTAACGCATTCGTGGGATGGAGAAGTCAAGGGCCTGAAGGCATGGCCCAAAGAAAATCGGCCCCCAGTCGGCATGGTTTTTTGGTGTTTTCGCATTATGGTGGGCATAGGGGGGCTGATGATTTTGACAGGCATTCTTGCTGCTATTTTATTCATGCGCAAAAGATTATTCGATACTCGATGGTTTCAGCGCTGGTGCATTGCTCTGACGCCGGCGGGTTTTATAGCCGTTTTGGCCGGGTGGTTTGTAACGGAAATGGGCCGGCAGCCTTATGTGGTTTATGGAGTCATTCGCACATCAGAGGCGTCATCACCCGTTTTGGGCGAACATATTTTAATATCTTTAATGGCGTTTGTTGCTGTTTACACGTTCGTGTTTGGGGCGGGGGTGTATTATATTTGTCGGTTGGTTCGAAAAGGGCCTATTGCTTCTCAAAAAGACAGCACATACGGCAGTCATGGTTTAGAAAAGCCAGGTCTCGTCTAACCTCTTATTCTTGCTTAATTGTTTTGGACACAAGCTCATAAGCATTATTCAGCAAAGGCTCACCATGTGCGCTTAGAAGATGACGAAACGTTAATGTCTTTAACTTTACAAAATCTGAGAAGTTAACGTTACATGCTTGCTTCCAAACGTTTGATACACTTGCCGTTCCAAAGAAACCTTGTTCTTTATACATTTCTGCTGTCTCAGTACTAAAAAATTGATCGGGGCTTACCCAATTTTTGATGCTGTCACAGGTGATTAGAATCCCACCCTCTTGATCAATATGAAGGATTCCTTCTGGATAATTTGATGTTTCAAAAATAAATAGCGAGCAATTGGTAACTGGCATTTGTCCATTTGGAACCAGTTCAATATCCGTCTGTCGATTGTTGGCGTGCTTCATTTCCTTTAACGCCCATAGTTTTGAATCATAACGATTAAGATAAAACGCATCATCCCTTCCATGAAAGGCTCCAATTCTAATGACGTTTTTGACTTTTCCAAGGGCATCAAGTTCAGCTAATCCTTTATCATCCAACCTTACGGTATTTATAAGTGAAAGGTTGCCGTCATCACGAATGATAATCATATTTCTGCTGTGTTGAAGTTCAACATTATTATGATGCGTTATATTTGTGCCTGTAACAAAGAAAATATTGGGAAATATTTCATTTATCTTACTGTGAGGCCATGCTGGCGAGTACATATATTTTATCTCTTTAAATTAATCAACCTACAGCTTCAACGCCCAATCATCCAGCCGTTTCAACTCGTCTCTTAACCGGGCAGCTTCTTCAAACTCCAAATTGCTGGCGGCTTGTTTCATCTGTTTTTCCAACAATATTTTACGTTTGGCCATTTCCTTAGGTGTTAAGTTTTCGCCCTTCAAATCAACGGTGACATAATCAGCCTCTGCCATACGGGCCAGGGCCGGGGTAATGCCCCTTTGTATTGTGGTTGGCGTAATACCATGTTGAAGATTATAGCTGTGTTGTTTTTCACGACGGCGGTTGGTTTCAGAAAGGGCTGCCTCCATGGAGCCCGTGATGCGATCAGCGTACAAAATAACTTTTCCCTCCACGTTACGGGCGGCCCGGCCAATGGTTTGAATGAGGGAGGTTTTTGATCGTAAAAATCCTTCTTTATCGGCGTCCAGAATCGTCACCAAACCGCATTCGGGAATATCTAGACCTTCCCGCAAAAGGTTGATTCCAACCAATACGTCAAAAATGCCCAGTCGCAAATTTCGAATGATTTCGATACGTTCCAGGGTTTCAATGTCTGAATGCAAATAACGAACCTTCAGGCCAGCTTCGGTTAAATATTCCGTCAACGCCTCTGCCATTTTCTTGGTCAAGGTTGTAACCAGAACACGAAACCCTTTGGCGACGGTCAATTTCGCCTCGTGAATCAAATCGTCCACTTGATGTTCACAGGGGTGAATTTCGCAAACAGGGTCAATCAAGCCGGTTGGGCGAATAATCTGCTCAATAAATACCCCTTCGGTTTGGGTCAATTCCCAGGGGCCTGGGGTGGCTGATACGAAAACAGTTTGGGGGCGCATGGCTTCCCATTCCTCAAACTTTAACGGTCGGTTGTCGGCGCACGATGGCAAGCGAAAGCCATGCTCGCTGAGGGTGGATTTTCTAGCCCTGTCCCCTTTGTACATGCCGCCCAACTGAGGGATGGCAACGTGACTTTCATCCACCATCAAAATGGAATCGGGGGGCAAATATTCAAACAAAGTGGGGGGCGGTTGACCAGGGTCGCGCCCCGTTAGATACCGTGAATAGTTTTCAACGCCAGCGCACGAACCAGTAGCCGCCATCATTTCCAGATCAAATTGGGTGCGTTGTTGCAACCGTTGCGCCTCTAGCAATTTACCGGCAGCCTCAAATTCAGCCAACCGGACCACCAGATCAGCCTGAATGCCTTTAATGGCCTGCTGCATGGTGGGGCCGGGGGTTACATAATGGCTGTTGGCAAAAACCATAATCTGTTCCAGGTCGGTAAACGTCTCGCCTGTCAAAGCGTCCATTTCGATAATCTTTTCCAATTCATCACCAAAGAAGCTAAGGCGCCATGCCCGATCTTGATAGTGGGCAGGGAAAATTTCGACAACGTCGCCCTTAACCCTGAAATTTCCCCGTACAAAGTTGATATCATTTCGTTTGTATTGCAACTCAACCAAGCGGCGTATAAGGGTTTGACGATCAATATTATCACCGACCTTAAGGGGAACAATCATTTCGCTGTAGGTATTCACCCCCCCGATACCATAAATACATGATACGCTGGCGACAATAATCACATCCCGCCGCTCTAACAGGGCACGTGTGGCGGCATGGCGCATCCGGTCAATTTCTTCATTAATTGATGCAGTTTTCTCTATAAAGGTATCGCTGCGCGGGACATAAGCTTCAGGTTGGTAATAGTCGTAGTAAGAGACGAAATACTCAACAGCATTGTTGGGGAAAAAGGATTTCATCTCAGCATGCAGCTGGGCCGCCAAAATTTTATTAGGGGCCAAGATAAGGGCTGGACGCTGGACAGCCTGAATAACGTTCGCCATGGTATACGTTTTACCAGAACCAGTCACCCCTAACAAAACCTGGTTACGGTCCTTTTCTTCTAATCCTTTTATCAGTTTTTCAATAGCCTGCGGTTGATCGCCAGCGGGCTCAAATGGGGACGAAATCTGAAAGGACCTGGATAAGCCGTCGCCGGAATTGTATAACAAGGGGAGAATGGCAGTCATTTTTTATTTTATCGCTTATTCATGCATAATTTTAAGGAAAAATTTCCCAGCATCTTTTATAATGGTTATTATTACCAACTCATCATAACTATTGTAAGGGTTTAATCAATGTTCCTACGTTTTTCTCTCATGTTTTGCTCACTGATCGCTGTTGCTCAGGCAACACAACCAAGTGCATCACCAGCTGCTCTTGGCGTCAACCGTTTTGTACTATCCACAGGCATTGAAAATCGTGAACCGATAAACCCCAAAGAAAACTTTTCAACAGTTGACGGAAAAGTAGTGGCCTTTGCCGATTTGTCAGCATCCGCTGATGAAACCGTGACCTTTATTTGGACACATAACGATAAGGTTCACACACAATGGTCAACCCATGTAGCAGCCAGCCCTCGGTTTCGCACCCACGCCGCTGTTCAGGCTCGTCCAGGCAAATGGTCGGTTAAAGTCCAAGATAGTAAAGGGGCTGTGTTAAAGGAACAAAGTTTTGAAGTTAGCCAGAGTGGCGAACACGTCACCGCAGCAGAACCAGGAAAGCCAGTTTCGGAAGCAACTGCTAAGTTGGCAAAAAAAATTACGAAGGCACCTTCGAAAGGTGTAAAAGAAACCTTAAGTTCCCTGGAACCAAAAAATGAAAAACCAGCCGAACCTGAAAAAAAACCGGTAGCTGAGACAAAGAGCGAAAGCGCAAAATAAGTGTCCTATTGGCTTATAAAGACTGAACCATCAAGTTGGTCTTGGCAGGATCAAAAACGGCAAAAAACAACAGCCTGGGATGGTGTTCGCAACTACCAGGCTTCTAATAATTTAAAAGCTATGTCGATTGGGGATTTGTGTTTTTTTTATCATTCGGTGTCAGATAAAAAGATTATGGGCATTGTCGAAGTGACCAAACTTTATTCTCCTGACCCCAGTGATGAAACGGGGCGCTTTGGAATGGTTGATGTAACTTACAAAGAACCATTTTTGAACCCCATCAGCCTTGAAACAATTAAGCACCATCCCATGCTGCAGCATCTAGCCCTGGTTCGGCAATCAAGACTATCCGTTATGCCTATTGATTCTGACTCATGGGATATTATCTTAAATTTGTCTCAACGGGATTAGATGCTCTGCACATCTCATCATTTGCAAACAAAATTGCCTGGGATAATCTTGTTTTGTCTGTGCCCTTTAGCCTTTTTCATGCCCAGGGTGGCTGTTTCTGTTCTGGCCGTTGGCGGAGCGTTCGGTTGGTTATGTCAGGGGAGTAAACCTCTAGAATTATTTAAAAACCCCATTTCAATTTCTATCATCGTTTTGATCGCATGGGTTTGTCTAAGCAGTTTGTGGTCGCCAATACCTTCAGAAACCTTTCGCCTCAGCGGACGTTTATTGGGTCTGTTATTTTTAGGGATTGGCTGGACAAGTTGGATTCAAGCACGGTCGGATGCTGAGTTGTTAAGCTTGAAACGTTGGTTATTTTATGGGGTTGTTTTTGCTTTAATGCTTATTGCTATGGATGCTTTATTAGGAAATCCATGGCAACAATTCGTTCAAAAAAGTTCAGCCAAGGCCTTTGTTCCCTTGGTATTAATCCTTAGTGTGGCGATTTGGCCATGTAATGATATTAATTATGGATGGCTGAAATCTACCCTTGGGTTTCTATTGGCTGCTAAAATCTTCTTAACCGTTGATTGTGATACGGCTGTAGTCGCGATTATTTGCGGGAGTGTGGCTAGTATCAGTTATAATTTATTTCCTAAGTTTACGGATAAAAGCGTCAGACTTGGAACCCTTTTCCTGATATTGGGACTACCTTGGGCTTTTTCTAGTCTTTTGACTGATTCGGCTATAAAAGATCTTAATCAACAGATACGATCCTTCAGCCATATTCACCGTCTGTATGTTTGGCAATTTGTAAGCCATAAAATTCCAGAAAAAAGTTTGATTGGTCAGGGGGGGGACAGCTCGCGAGCATCCCTAGTAGGGGGAGAACAAAAGACTTGGTCAACAGTGAACGAGGAAGGGAAGGCGGTGCCCATTTTTTCCAAGGCCATTCCCATGCACCCCCATAATTTACCTTTGCAAATTTGGTTGGAACTGGGCTTAGTGGGGGCGTTGATTATGTCAGCCCTCAGTTATTTCCTATTAAGGGGCATCAACCGCTATCCCGTTAACGACGCATCCATTATCGTTGGTTTTTTTACAGCGGCTAGCGTTTCTTTCCTGGTTAATTTGGGATGTTGGCAAAGCTGGTGGTTGGCAACCCTGGCCCTTGTTATGCCGCTTCTGTACCCCTTGGATACCAATCTAAGGAAACCTTGATGCGCCGATATGCTTTTGACCTTTTTCTGCAGCCAAGGCGATTTGTTTTTGACGCTCGCGGAAGTTTCTTTTTTTGTGGTCACTGACCACGTCAACACACCGTGGGCAAGAAACGCCCTTTTCATAAGATTCCGATAACAGATCTTCGGCTGACAAGGGTGACCGACATCCATAACAAAGCGAATGGGTACCTTTGCTCAACGAATGGTCAACAGTCACACGTTGGTCAAAAACAAAGCAGTCGCCTTCCCACAGACTCTCCTGTGCGGGGACAGTCTCTAAATACTTCAAAATTCCGCCCTTAAGGTGGTAAACATTTTCAAAGCCCTGAGCCAGCATGTATGCGGACGCCTTCTCGCATCGGATACCGCCTGTGCAAAACATGGCAACCTTTTTATGTTTTTCAGGATCGAATTCTTTTTTGACAACGCCAGGGAACTGGGTGAAACTTGTCGTGTTTGGATCAACAGCGCCCTTAAAAGTCCCAATTCGAACCTCGTAGTCATTTCGGGTATCAATCAAAATCACGTCAGGGTCTTGAATAAGTTTGTTCCAGTCCTGTGGCGTTACATAGGTTCCAACCTGACGATTGGGATTAATACCTGGAACGCCCAAAGTCACAATCTCTTTTTTGAGCCTTACTTTTAACCGATAAAAGGGACAATTTTCAGACTGGGATTCTTTGTATTCAATTCCGTCAAAGCGGGTATCGTTATCAAACCAACTTTTAAGCGCCTCAATCGCCTGCCTACAGCCAGAAACGGTTCCATTGATCCCCTCCTCAGCTAATAAAAGAGTTCCCTTGATGCCATGACTTTCGCACAAACCTTTTAATACGGGCTGAAGTTGGCGATAGTCCGGCAAGTCGGTGAATTTATAGAGGGCAGCAACGGTAAACATAAGATAATCTTAAAGGTGTGAGGTTGATTTCAAAAAAATACCATACTTGATAAACAGCAACAAGGCTTGCGTCAGCAAGTTTAAAAAGAATGAAGAGCAGACTTTAGGTAATTCCAGCCTGTTATCAAAGTCATTAAGGCTGCTATCCATAGAAAGATTTCCCCGGAAACACTAATAACAACACCAAAACCAGAGGCATCAGTTAAAAGTAAGCAGCCAATAGAAAGCATTTGCAATGCCGTTTTCCATTTTGCCATGAAGCTAACAGGTAAGCTTAGCTTGAGTTCGCCTAGATACTCACGCAGACCAGAAACCATAATTTCACGGCATAATATTACCGTTGCTGGAATTAAGCTGAGTCGTGTTATTCTGTC is a window encoding:
- the pgsA gene encoding CDP-diacylglycerol--glycerol-3-phosphate 3-phosphatidyltransferase, whose amino-acid sequence is MILTVPNILTLGRIALIPLLIVFFYIDGPYSRWISLIIFMLACFTDFLDGYLARIWSQTSRLGQALDPIADKLLVSSTLLLLAGFDRITRLSLIPATVILCREIMVSGLREYLGELKLSLPVSFMAKWKTALQMLSIGCLLLTDASGFGVVISVSGEIFLWIAALMTLITGWNYLKSALHSF